The following coding sequences are from one Desulfotomaculum sp. window:
- a CDS encoding iron hydrogenase, with translation MGLTRREFVKLCMSSTMGAYLLSVLGPDFGNQLAFAADEKPVVIWLQGASCTGCSISLLNSVDPPIETVLLDVISLKYHPNLMAASGHLCGELLEEVARNYKDRFFLVIEGAIPTKDNGIYCTIAENKNIELTMLQAVNILGNAAIAVIAAGNCAAFGGIPGAAPNPTGCVAVNKVVTKKPVINISCCPMPPEHFLGTVVYVLTTNQVPELDRLGRPKMFYPKPIHEECWRRQYFDKGQFANYPGEEGCLAMLGCKGFWAMADCNKRGWNNNVNWCIKAGAPCQACSEPLFPDETEPFYGLFPVTNKEKVSYNPVVPGQTDYDFSASRKSKPETE, from the coding sequence TTGGGACTGACCAGACGTGAATTTGTCAAACTATGTATGAGTTCTACCATGGGCGCCTACCTCTTAAGCGTATTAGGGCCAGATTTTGGAAATCAGCTTGCTTTTGCAGCCGACGAAAAGCCTGTTGTGATCTGGCTGCAGGGCGCGAGCTGCACCGGTTGTTCTATCTCTTTACTGAACAGTGTTGACCCCCCGATAGAAACAGTACTGCTGGATGTGATCAGTTTAAAGTATCACCCCAATTTAATGGCCGCTTCCGGACACCTCTGTGGTGAACTTTTAGAGGAAGTAGCGCGCAATTACAAAGACAGGTTCTTCCTTGTCATTGAGGGAGCGATTCCGACTAAGGATAACGGAATTTATTGTACAATCGCGGAAAATAAAAATATTGAATTGACAATGCTTCAGGCTGTAAACATACTTGGAAATGCCGCGATAGCCGTAATAGCGGCAGGCAACTGCGCCGCTTTCGGAGGTATTCCGGGAGCCGCTCCGAATCCTACCGGATGCGTAGCCGTTAATAAAGTTGTTACTAAAAAACCTGTAATCAATATTTCATGCTGCCCCATGCCTCCCGAACATTTTCTGGGCACTGTGGTTTACGTCCTGACCACAAACCAGGTTCCGGAACTGGACAGGCTCGGGCGGCCGAAAATGTTTTATCCGAAACCTATTCACGAAGAGTGTTGGCGCCGTCAATATTTCGACAAGGGGCAATTTGCCAATTACCCGGGTGAAGAAGGCTGCCTTGCCATGCTGGGCTGCAAGGGTTTCTGGGCTATGGCCGACTGCAACAAGAGGGGCTGGAACAACAACGTCAACTGGTGTATCAAAGCGGGCGCTCCCTGCCAGGCATGCTCTGAGCCGCTTTTCCCGGATGAGACGGAGCCATTTTATGGTTTGTTCCCGGTGACGAACAAAGAAAAAGTATCTTATAACCCGGTTGTGCCGGGGCAAACGGATTATGACTTTAGTGCTTCCAGAAAAAGTAAGCCTGAAACAGAATGA
- a CDS encoding nickel-dependent hydrogenase large subunit, whose protein sequence is MAQKVIIDPVTRIEGHLKIEVDVEHGKVTDARSSGTLFRGLEIILKGRDPRDACHIMQRICGVCPIAHGTASMFCLDDAFGVQPPTNGRILRNLIQGANYIQSHILHFYHLAALDYVLGPDTAPFIPRFKGDYRLPKPVNDMAVGHYIQALTIRKKAHEMGAIFGAKMPHVTVFTAGGVTENVTAEKIALYKQYLAEMTSFIDNVYVPDVLAVANVYADEWFSIGKGCSNMLCYGLFKESDKADPDGQKMFLKRARYTKGQFGSVDAKKITEHVKYSWYNDSTTGRYPGTGATVPEPRKESGYSWLKAPRYDGLPHEVGPLARLWANQHKDVVALGEEKAFSVLGRHAARALETSAIAHAIPAWLEQLVPGQPAFAPFDIPKEGSGMGLHEAPRGALGHWITIKDYKIDNYQAIVPTTWNGGPRDDNGQRGPIEEALVGCPVKDPENPIELVRVVRAFDPCIACAVHVLEIKGDCEAKRFII, encoded by the coding sequence GTGGCCCAAAAGGTTATTATTGATCCGGTAACCAGGATCGAAGGACATCTTAAAATAGAAGTTGATGTTGAACACGGCAAAGTAACTGACGCCAGGTCAAGCGGCACATTATTCAGAGGTCTTGAGATAATATTAAAAGGCCGTGATCCCCGCGACGCCTGTCACATAATGCAGCGTATCTGCGGTGTCTGCCCTATCGCTCATGGAACAGCATCCATGTTCTGTCTTGATGACGCTTTCGGCGTCCAGCCGCCCACCAACGGACGGATTCTTCGTAATCTAATCCAGGGCGCAAACTATATACAGTCGCATATTTTACATTTTTACCACCTGGCTGCACTGGATTATGTTCTTGGTCCGGATACAGCGCCGTTTATACCACGTTTCAAAGGTGATTACCGTTTGCCGAAGCCGGTTAATGATATGGCTGTAGGACATTACATTCAAGCGCTGACTATTCGCAAGAAAGCCCATGAGATGGGCGCTATTTTCGGCGCTAAGATGCCTCATGTAACAGTTTTTACGGCAGGCGGTGTTACCGAAAACGTAACAGCTGAAAAGATTGCCCTGTATAAACAATATCTCGCCGAGATGACTTCTTTCATAGACAACGTTTATGTACCGGATGTTCTCGCAGTAGCTAACGTATATGCCGATGAATGGTTCAGTATTGGCAAAGGTTGCTCAAACATGCTTTGCTATGGTTTGTTCAAAGAAAGCGATAAGGCTGATCCTGACGGGCAGAAGATGTTCTTAAAACGAGCCCGCTATACAAAAGGTCAGTTTGGTTCAGTCGACGCAAAAAAGATAACGGAACATGTAAAGTATTCCTGGTATAATGACAGCACAACGGGAAGATATCCGGGCACCGGCGCCACGGTTCCTGAACCAAGGAAGGAAAGCGGCTATTCATGGCTGAAGGCCCCGAGGTACGATGGACTGCCGCACGAAGTCGGGCCGCTGGCCAGGCTTTGGGCTAACCAGCATAAAGACGTTGTCGCACTGGGTGAGGAGAAAGCCTTTTCAGTTCTGGGCAGGCATGCTGCGCGTGCCCTGGAAACTTCCGCTATTGCCCATGCCATACCTGCGTGGCTTGAGCAGCTTGTACCGGGCCAGCCGGCCTTCGCGCCTTTTGATATTCCCAAAGAGGGCTCCGGTATGGGTCTTCACGAAGCTCCGCGCGGCGCCCTTGGACACTGGATTACAATTAAAGATTATAAAATTGATAACTACCAGGCGATTGTTCCGACTACCTGGAACGGCGGACCGCGTGATGACAATGGACAAAGGGGCCCGATTGAAGAAGCTTTAGTAGGCTGTCCGGTAAAAGATCCGGAGAATCCGATCGAACTGGTCCGGGTTGTCCGCGCCTTTGACCCCTGCATTGCCTGTGCGGTGCATGTCCTGGAAATAAAAGGGGATTGTGAGGCAAAGAGATTTATCATTTAA
- a CDS encoding Ni,Fe-hydrogenase maturation factor, with translation MPENGKKLVVIGIGNFLQGDEGVGVHAVDELSKENLDPRVEIIDGGAAGFDLLFLLEDADFAIIIDCMEARLEPGTIFRLTAEELFLSAKTDTMRNKLSLHETYLPEVLLAAKELNKLPPTIIFGIQPKEITISCSLSAPVQKALPKLFRAVKKEISELLGCDKHA, from the coding sequence ATGCCTGAAAACGGAAAAAAGCTCGTTGTAATCGGGATTGGAAATTTTCTGCAGGGCGATGAAGGAGTGGGCGTACACGCTGTAGATGAACTGTCCAAAGAAAATTTAGATCCCAGGGTTGAGATTATAGACGGCGGCGCCGCCGGTTTCGACCTGTTATTCCTTCTGGAGGACGCTGATTTTGCAATTATAATTGATTGCATGGAAGCTCGTCTTGAACCGGGAACTATTTTCCGTTTAACAGCAGAAGAATTATTTTTAAGTGCAAAGACAGATACTATGCGTAATAAACTCTCTTTGCACGAAACATATTTACCGGAAGTATTGTTGGCGGCAAAAGAGCTGAACAAGTTGCCGCCAACAATTATTTTTGGAATACAGCCTAAAGAGATAACTATAAGCTGCAGCCTGTCTGCCCCGGTGCAGAAGGCTTTGCCCAAACTGTTCAGGGCTGTGAAAAAAGAAATATCAGAATTGTTGGGTTGTGATAAGCATGCATGA
- the hypA gene encoding hydrogenase nickel insertion protein HypA (plays a role in hydrogenase nickel cofactor insertion) yields the protein MHEWALAEAVIVAAHQEAEKQNIKQITKVQVKIGELQQIDLDIFKFALENIKEIYDDLSLDADVIDLEVESSTLKCKVCGKEWEFRDLSHLKEDENEAIHFIPETAHVFMRCPGCGTPDFEIVKGRGVWIQSIEGVL from the coding sequence ATGCATGAGTGGGCGCTTGCTGAGGCTGTAATCGTGGCAGCCCATCAAGAAGCTGAAAAACAAAATATCAAACAAATTACGAAAGTTCAGGTCAAAATTGGAGAACTGCAGCAGATTGATCTGGATATTTTTAAATTTGCCCTGGAAAACATAAAAGAGATTTATGACGACCTGTCTTTGGATGCGGATGTTATTGATCTGGAGGTTGAGTCAAGCACATTGAAATGCAAGGTGTGCGGGAAAGAATGGGAGTTTCGGGATTTATCTCATTTAAAGGAAGACGAGAATGAGGCAATCCATTTTATTCCTGAGACCGCCCATGTCTTTATGCGCTGCCCCGGATGCGGAACACCTGATTTTGAAATAGTAAAAGGCAGAGGCGTTTGGATTCAGTCTATCGAAGGGGTGCTGTAA
- a CDS encoding ATP-binding protein — protein sequence MDPRLSVIDRRLEKVENIIAVSGGKGGIGKSIVAAASALILAENGRRVGLLDLDFCGPCAHIILGTDNIYPEEEKGIVPPKVNGINFMSITSFTAGSPWALRGSEVSNAITELLAITQWGMLDYLFVDMPPGLGDPALDAIRLIKRMKYLLVAAPSKVALDVMKKELQVLKELDMKIIGILENMKRKESESLRNKLEDLEVPFLGSLDYDAHLEEAIGNVPELLKTGFARQLREAVERFI from the coding sequence ATGGATCCAAGATTAAGCGTTATCGACAGAAGGTTGGAAAAGGTAGAAAATATTATTGCCGTATCGGGAGGGAAGGGCGGTATCGGTAAAAGTATTGTTGCCGCTGCTTCAGCCCTTATTCTTGCAGAAAACGGGCGCAGGGTCGGCCTGCTGGATCTTGATTTTTGCGGGCCCTGCGCCCATATCATCCTGGGAACTGACAATATATACCCGGAGGAAGAAAAAGGCATTGTACCTCCGAAGGTGAACGGGATTAATTTTATGTCGATTACTTCTTTTACAGCCGGCTCCCCCTGGGCTTTACGCGGAAGCGAGGTATCCAATGCTATTACAGAACTGCTGGCCATAACGCAATGGGGCATGCTTGATTACCTGTTTGTGGATATGCCGCCCGGTCTTGGAGATCCCGCCCTTGACGCGATCAGGCTGATTAAAAGGATGAAATACCTGCTTGTCGCCGCACCTTCCAAAGTTGCCCTGGACGTCATGAAAAAAGAGCTTCAGGTGCTTAAGGAACTGGATATGAAAATTATCGGCATACTGGAGAACATGAAAAGAAAAGAAAGCGAATCTTTAAGGAACAAATTGGAGGACTTAGAAGTTCCTTTCCTCGGTTCTTTGGATTATGACGCTCATCTTGAAGAAGCCATCGGCAACGTGCCGGAACTGCTTAAAACGGGATTTGCGCGACAACTGCGGGAAGCTGTTGAAAGATTTATATAG
- a CDS encoding penicillin-binding protein 1A codes for MPKKRKKRLNPKRLVFLIVLIAFLVSLSGGLFLLTTSIMDLPALDENKLYSSAASSYYDQDGNLFARIGEENREIVKIKDIPVSTQDAFIAIEDVRFKSHHGVDLRGIARALWHDLTGGNMEQGASTITQQLVKLSFLNPEKKVKRKIQEAILSLMVERRYSKGEILEMYLNKVYFGNGAYGIQSAARTYFNKNVDQLTLSQSAFLAGLLKAPNYYSLPEKATARRDVVLDTMLKYGFITKDQADEAEKESLNIEEGLKKNLYPYPYFIDFVTKQLIEDFGEDTVYKGGLQVYTTMDRQAQQAAETALASLKNFPASWRDSQNILQPEGAAVFIDPQTGYIRALVGGREHTHQLQFDRATMARRQPGSSFKPIINYAPAIEIKGMGPASVIDDIPVSYGSYTPHNYDGVYLGLITMRTAVTRSINIPAVKTLVDHVGISNAVNFAKGLGITVDPNNGASMALGGLHKGVTPLQMATAYAAFANGGFYIEPTAILKVEDQEGKVLKEYKSDPQLAMKPTTAFLITSMLKDVVDHGTGTNARLNRPAAGKTGTTDEGKDLWFVGYTPSLAGAVWIGYDSNKPMPQEFGGRYPALIWRQIMQEALKNIPATGFRQPAGIVTATVDNKSGLLPGPNTPSEDMTTDLFVNGTVPTEVDNTHVLVEICAQTGLLASEYCPDRIAKIMIKLPYSIPDQVADKVADHLIRAPEKVCTEHRPGLETPSIQPGFEQDPPFLFDQ; via the coding sequence TTGCCCAAGAAACGTAAAAAGCGGCTCAACCCCAAGCGGTTAGTCTTTCTTATTGTTTTAATAGCTTTTTTAGTTTCGCTTAGCGGCGGTCTTTTTCTTCTGACAACGAGTATCATGGATTTGCCCGCATTGGATGAAAACAAACTATACTCCAGCGCGGCAAGTTCCTACTATGATCAGGACGGCAATTTATTCGCCAGGATAGGTGAGGAAAACCGTGAAATAGTTAAAATCAAAGATATCCCCGTTTCCACTCAGGACGCGTTTATCGCAATCGAAGATGTGCGCTTTAAAAGCCATCATGGAGTTGATTTACGGGGAATTGCCCGTGCGCTCTGGCATGACTTAACAGGCGGCAATATGGAGCAGGGCGCGAGTACGATAACCCAGCAGTTGGTCAAACTTTCATTTTTAAACCCTGAGAAAAAAGTAAAAAGAAAAATCCAGGAAGCAATCCTTTCTTTAATGGTTGAGCGCCGCTATTCCAAGGGGGAAATCCTGGAAATGTATTTAAATAAAGTTTATTTCGGCAACGGGGCATACGGAATACAATCCGCAGCCCGCACGTACTTCAACAAAAATGTTGATCAATTAACCCTCTCACAGTCAGCTTTTCTTGCCGGCTTACTAAAAGCTCCCAATTATTATTCATTACCTGAAAAGGCAACTGCCAGGCGCGACGTTGTCCTGGACACCATGTTGAAGTACGGTTTTATTACCAAGGACCAGGCTGACGAAGCTGAAAAAGAATCTCTGAACATAGAAGAAGGTTTAAAAAAAAATCTTTACCCGTACCCCTACTTCATTGATTTTGTAACCAAACAGCTGATCGAAGACTTCGGCGAAGATACTGTTTATAAAGGCGGGTTGCAGGTATACACAACCATGGACAGGCAGGCGCAGCAGGCGGCTGAGACAGCCCTGGCCAGTTTGAAGAACTTCCCCGCTTCCTGGCGCGATTCGCAAAATATATTGCAGCCCGAAGGAGCGGCCGTGTTTATTGATCCTCAAACCGGCTACATCAGGGCATTGGTCGGCGGCCGTGAGCATACCCACCAACTGCAGTTTGACAGAGCAACAATGGCGCGCCGTCAGCCGGGATCCTCCTTTAAACCGATTATCAATTACGCCCCTGCCATAGAGATAAAAGGAATGGGACCCGCCTCGGTAATCGACGATATTCCGGTAAGCTACGGCTCATACACACCGCATAACTATGACGGCGTTTACCTTGGCTTGATTACTATGCGAACAGCGGTTACACGCTCGATAAACATTCCCGCTGTGAAAACACTTGTCGATCATGTCGGAATTTCCAACGCAGTAAATTTTGCCAAAGGTCTGGGTATTACTGTAGATCCTAATAATGGCGCGAGTATGGCCCTTGGCGGGCTGCACAAAGGAGTAACACCCCTGCAAATGGCCACCGCTTACGCCGCATTTGCCAATGGCGGTTTTTATATTGAGCCGACAGCTATCCTGAAAGTAGAAGACCAGGAAGGTAAAGTCTTAAAAGAGTATAAATCAGACCCCCAACTGGCCATGAAACCCACAACCGCCTTTTTAATTACCAGCATGCTCAAGGACGTTGTAGATCATGGCACGGGAACAAATGCACGTTTAAACCGGCCGGCGGCTGGAAAAACGGGAACAACCGACGAGGGCAAGGATCTCTGGTTTGTCGGGTATACACCCAGCCTGGCCGGAGCGGTCTGGATTGGCTACGACTCTAACAAGCCAATGCCCCAGGAATTTGGCGGGCGTTACCCGGCGCTTATCTGGAGGCAAATTATGCAGGAGGCCTTAAAAAATATTCCCGCAACCGGCTTTCGTCAGCCTGCGGGAATAGTAACAGCCACCGTCGATAATAAATCAGGCCTTTTACCCGGTCCCAATACACCATCAGAGGATATGACAACAGATCTTTTTGTCAATGGGACCGTTCCTACTGAAGTGGACAACACACATGTCCTTGTGGAGATATGCGCTCAAACAGGCTTGCTGGCCAGTGAATACTGTCCGGACAGAATAGCCAAGATTATGATTAAGTTGCCCTACTCAATTCCGGATCAAGTTGCGGATAAAGTTGCTGACCACCTGATACGGGCGCCGGAGAAGGTCTGTACTGAACACAGGCCGGGATTGGAAACCCCGTCTATACAACCTGGGTTTGAGCAGGATCCGCCTTTTTTATTTGATCAATAA
- a CDS encoding tyrosine--tRNA ligase translates to MQSFKEQMEVIRRGTAEIIPEDDLIKKLERSVKTGKPLCVKLGLDPTAPDIHLGHTVVLQKVRQFQELGHEIKIILGDFTARIGDPTGKSETRQQLTESEVKANLSTYEKQIFKVLDPARTKLFLNSQWLSPLTFQEVIELAAKYTIARMLEREDFNRRFKEGLPVGVHEFFYPLMQGYDSVVLKADIEIGGTDQKFNLLMGRTLQKEYGMEPQVALMMPILEGLDGVQKMSKSLGNYIGIDEIPREIYGKTMSIPDELIMRYFELVTPLGLKELSEISADLKSGKLHPRDAKMRLAYEIVSFYHDEYSAKQAEEEFKKVFQQRELPDQIPVYEIKADILQDGSIWLPRLMVLLEMAASTSEGRRLITQGAVKINGIRIEEPAYLLVPQDNMIVQCGKRKFSKLKV, encoded by the coding sequence TTGCAAAGCTTCAAAGAACAGATGGAGGTAATTAGAAGGGGTACTGCGGAGATTATTCCGGAGGATGATCTGATTAAAAAACTGGAACGCTCAGTTAAAACGGGAAAACCCCTGTGTGTAAAATTGGGCTTAGATCCGACGGCGCCGGATATTCACCTCGGTCATACCGTAGTGCTTCAGAAAGTGCGGCAATTTCAGGAACTGGGACATGAGATAAAGATTATCCTCGGTGATTTTACGGCGCGAATCGGCGATCCGACAGGAAAGTCTGAAACCCGGCAGCAGTTAACCGAGAGTGAGGTAAAAGCTAACTTAAGCACATATGAAAAACAAATCTTTAAAGTTCTGGATCCTGCCCGAACCAAGCTTTTTTTAAACAGTCAGTGGCTGTCGCCCTTAACCTTCCAGGAGGTAATTGAACTGGCTGCAAAATATACAATCGCCAGAATGCTTGAACGGGAAGACTTCAACAGGCGCTTCAAAGAGGGTCTGCCGGTTGGCGTCCACGAGTTTTTTTATCCTCTCATGCAGGGTTATGACTCTGTGGTTTTAAAAGCCGATATTGAAATAGGCGGAACAGACCAGAAATTTAACCTTTTAATGGGGAGGACTCTTCAAAAAGAATATGGGATGGAACCTCAGGTGGCCTTAATGATGCCTATTCTGGAAGGTCTGGACGGAGTTCAGAAAATGAGCAAAAGCCTGGGCAACTATATTGGGATTGATGAGATACCCCGTGAGATATACGGTAAAACAATGTCAATACCCGACGAACTGATCATGCGTTACTTTGAGTTGGTAACACCCTTGGGATTAAAGGAGTTGTCCGAAATATCCGCTGATCTCAAGAGCGGTAAACTTCACCCCAGAGACGCCAAGATGAGACTTGCCTATGAAATAGTATCTTTCTATCATGATGAATATTCTGCAAAGCAGGCTGAGGAAGAATTTAAAAAAGTATTCCAACAAAGAGAACTCCCTGATCAGATCCCCGTCTACGAGATAAAAGCAGATATTTTGCAGGATGGTTCGATTTGGCTGCCAAGGTTAATGGTCCTGCTGGAGATGGCGGCAAGCACGAGCGAGGGGAGGCGCCTGATAACTCAGGGCGCCGTTAAGATAAACGGGATCAGGATTGAGGAACCGGCTTATTTACTTGTTCCGCAGGACAATATGATTGTTCAATGCGGAAAAAGAAAATTTAGCAAACTAAAAGTTTAA
- the yunB gene encoding sporulation protein YunB, whose protein sequence is MFKRRRPFLLFLQWLLPLVLLIVVFFWFDHLMRITILKIAEIRATQLATEAINRTVQEEVWDNNLQYQDFVQVQKDDQGRIVFMQANTVRVTKMAADVVLTVNRTLQNLKGQTISVPLGQITGLYLFSSLGPRIRVTIIPAGTVEVNVDDKFEPAGINQTRHKIWLNFKTKVKVVIPSMYAEAGIATSVPLAESIIVGEVPSTFVNIQGSLFGGGITR, encoded by the coding sequence TTGTTTAAGAGGCGGCGGCCTTTTCTACTGTTTCTACAGTGGTTATTACCCCTTGTGCTTCTTATAGTTGTTTTTTTCTGGTTTGATCATCTGATGCGCATAACAATACTCAAGATTGCCGAAATAAGAGCAACCCAACTGGCAACAGAGGCCATCAACCGTACAGTTCAGGAGGAAGTCTGGGATAACAATCTTCAGTATCAGGATTTTGTCCAGGTTCAGAAGGATGATCAGGGGCGGATTGTCTTTATGCAAGCCAATACTGTAAGAGTTACCAAAATGGCTGCCGACGTTGTCCTGACTGTCAACCGCACACTTCAAAATTTAAAAGGCCAGACTATTTCTGTCCCACTGGGACAGATTACGGGTCTTTACCTTTTTTCTTCTCTGGGGCCAAGAATAAGGGTAACCATAATTCCTGCAGGAACGGTAGAGGTTAATGTTGATGATAAATTCGAACCTGCCGGAATAAATCAAACACGTCATAAAATCTGGTTAAATTTTAAAACCAAGGTAAAAGTGGTTATCCCATCCATGTACGCCGAAGCGGGGATCGCCACAAGCGTTCCACTAGCCGAAAGTATTATCGTCGGTGAGGTCCCCAGCACCTTTGTAAATATTCAAGGCAGCCTGTTCGGCGGCGGAATCACCCGGTAA